AAGACCAAGGTGGAGACGGAGCAGCTCGTCGCGTCGCTGCAGCCGCGACCGGCGCCGCGGGAGGGGCTGCGGCGGCTCCCGAGGCCGGAGCAGGCGCCGGCTGCCCTCGCGAAGCCGATTGAGGCGGGCTGCGTCGAGGTCGACGGCGGCGGGGGACGAGCCCCCGCCCTACAGCCCGGGGCGACGTCGGTGGAGGCTCTGACGCTCGAAGCGGCGGCTGCGCAGGAGTTCCGGCCAAGCGACCCGCCGCGACTCCCCGCCCCGCGCCGGGCCACGCTCGAGCCGCTCGGCGCCGACAGCTACTCGATGCGGGTCACCGTGGACGCCGAGCTGAAGAAGGATCTCGACCAGCTGAAGTCGCTCCTCGCCCACAAGGTCCAGAACGGCGACCTCGGCGCGCTCCTCCGCGAGGCGGTGAAGTGCGCGCTCGAGAAG
The Anaeromyxobacter diazotrophicus genome window above contains:
- a CDS encoding HNH endonuclease, whose protein sequence is KTKVETEQLVASLQPRPAPREGLRRLPRPEQAPAALAKPIEAGCVEVDGGGGRAPALQPGATSVEALTLEAAAAQEFRPSDPPRLPAPRRATLEPLGADSYSMRVTVDAELKKDLDQLKSLLAHKVQNGDLGALLREAVKCALEKHGKRRGAVEPSRKLKSPAPAEKAPPLAPGQREPIPAAVRREVWKRDGGRCAWCSPDGHRCGSTWMLELDHIQPVALGGRSTADNLRLCCRSHNSLHAEHVFGRERMNQFRKGADRSAPPTAASGSTSGACGTRAEAAGST